The nucleotide sequence AGCAGCCTGTCTACAAAAAGTTATTGCCTCTTCTAACCGATATAAGCAGGAACTATAGAGGCTACCCAACTGACCTAAACTTACCGCTTTTCCTGCCAAATCATTTGTTTGAGTCCATATTTTAAGTGCTTTTCGATAAGCTGTTTCTGCCTCTGGATATTTTCCCGCTCCTTGATAAGCTATGCCTATTTGGTGGCAAGCAAGAGCGATTTTTGCAGGCATCCTCAACTTCTCGTATATCTTTAACGCTACTTCGAGACTCTCGATAGCTTCACTATGCTTTCCTTGTCTGCGCAGCAGGGTCGATAAATTCAGTCTGCACACTGCTACGTCATGAAAAGAATTACGTTTGCTAGCCTGCTTAATCGCAGTTTCATATATCTTTTGAGCTTGCTCTAATTTCCCTAACTGCATCAGGCAAGTCGCTTGCTCTGTCAGAGAAACATATATCATCTGATGATTATCTCTTTCACTTGACAACTCATATAACCGCTGAGTTTCGACAAATAACTCTAGGGCAGAGTCTGCTCGACCAGCTTCTAGCAAGACCATTCCAAGTAAATAGTGTGCCATAGCTATTGACTCATCAGCCCCTTTGTATGCTGTGGGACCAATGACTTTAGATTTCGCCAGTAGTGCTTGGGCCTTTTCGTAAGCAGATTGTAGTTCACCCTTCTGTAAAAGTCGCTCAATTAGCGAACGCTCATTTTCGAATAGAGTATATCCCCATTCTGACGAAAACTTAGCTATATGCTCTCGAAATCTTACCGCTTGTGCTAAAGCTTTTGTTTGCCCCAAGCTCGTTGTCAACTGTTCAATTACCCCAGCAATAAAAATGGATTTTTCAATCATTGAATTATCTAGGGCTACTTGTTGCTCTAACCATTCTAATAAAGCCATTAAGTTAGGCAACTCAAACAAAGCCAAACGAGAAGCCAAGATGTTATTGCCACCTAAGATATTGTTTCTTAGAAAATAGACGAATTGCATTGTAGCAATACCCCAACTTGTTTTAAGCTCAGAAATTTGCTCTGGAGATTGCTGTGATTTTAAGTAAGCAGGCAGGGCAGGGTCGAGGCGCAGGTAGGTGTATTCCTGCTGCTCTGCTATGCCAACTTCAATCAGTCTGGCAGCAATGGCTTCGGCCTCTTCAACTTCAACTCCCATTACCAATCGCAAGAGGATTAGATTTCCCCCTCCATGCACCACCGCCAACCGCTTCACCCGCTCCTGCGCCTCCTCCGGCAATCTCCGCAGGGACAGTTCCACGCTGGCATACAGCGAATTCTCCCGATCGCCCGGATTCTCGGCCTCCAACTTCTCCATGAGCTGGGTCAGCCGTTGGGTCGTCAACGCTACCCCGGTACGCACTTCCCTCGCCAGCAGCACCAGGGCGCGGGGGTGACGGTTCACGGTTTCCACCAGTTCGGTAATTTCTGCCGGGGTGGTGGCGTTGTCGGTGGCGGGGGGTTCCCAGCCGTGTTGGGCCATCACCTGCTCCACCAGTTGAATGGCGTCCTCTTTGGTCAGGCGATCCAATGTGACAGTGCATTTTCTGGGTTGGGCAAAGGGGGCGGGCAGGGGTTCGCGGCTGGTGAACAGCAGGCGACAGCGAGGATCGGCGGCGAGCAATTTCTGGCAGAGGGCCAGCAGTTCGGTGACATCCGCCACGCCTGCGGGGTTCTGACCCTGGGCATCGGGCAGCACGCTTTCTAGATTGTCGAGCACAATCACTGTGGAGAAGTCCCGCAGGGCGCGTTCGATGGGTTGCAGGGCGGCGGTGAGGTCGTCGCCGTACTGGGCCACCAGGTACTTCGGCACCAGTTGGCGACCGATGATATCCAGCACGCCCTTTACGTCCTGCACATTCTGGGGCTCCACGCTGACGAAGGCCGCCCGCTGAAACCGACCCGACTGCACCAACCAGCGGGCGAGTTCCACTGCCAGGGCCGTCTTGCCCAGGCCGCCGCTGCCGCGAATCACGGCGTAGGGTTCCTGCTGGAGCAGGCGCTCCAGGCGCAGCAGTTGACGGCTGCGACCGACAAAGTGGTGCTCCGGTTCGGGGGGGAGCTGGCCCAGTTGGATCTGGCGGCGCTCTCGGGCCAGGCGGGCGGCGGCTTCCCCCACGGTGACGGTGAAGAGCTGGGAGTCGGCTTCATCCTGGTAGAGCACGGGCACAAACCAGTCCTGCAGCTCCAGGTTGCCCGCCCCCATAATTTTGCCCCGTTCCGGGTCGCCGTAGAGTTCCTCCTGCCCGGCCAGCATGGCATCCCCCACCCGTTTGCCCTCGGCCAGGGTGCGGTAAAAGGGCTCCACAAAGCGGCGGGCGGTTTCCACCAGTACCGAATGGCTCATGGCCACTACGGAACCCACCCCTTCTTCCAGCAGCCGGGCGGCGACGGAGGCCATGGGGTCATCGGTGGCCTGGGCGGTCTGGCAGGCTTCCAGAAAAATCAGCGGCACGCCGTAGTGCTGCAGCTCCGCCGCCAGCTCTGGCGCGTGGATGAGCTTCAGCAGGCGCTGGCCCAGCTTGTCGCTGTCGCGGGGGTCTTCAAAACAGAGGGCACCCAGCCCCACCCGGCGGTCGTACACGCCGTGGCCGTCAAAGTGGACGATTTCGTAGGGGTCGTTGGCGGCTCGGGCCTGTTTCAGGGCGGCTTTCATCGCGGGGAAGGTGGGCGGCGAGAGCAGATCGACCTTCACCAGGTCTGACCCCAGGGTGTCTACCGCCTGCACCAGGGCTCTGGCGCTGATGCGGTGGTCGATGTAGCCAACGGGGTGACCGTCGCCATCCACTTCGGGGCGGGGGCTGATCAGCAGCACCCGGATGGGCAGGTCGGCTTGCAGCGTTTCCGTGCGCTTGCGGTTGGGCAGTCGCCGCCGCACCCGCACCCCGTTGGCCCCCTGAGAGAGGTAGCCGTCGCCGTCGTGGAGGATTTCCCAGGGTAGGGTGAGCAGGTCGTTGGCGGCTTCGCGGAACCGGGCGGCTGCGTCGTCGGGGGTGCCTTCGGGCGGGTCGCCATCCACCTGCACAGAGAAGCGACGGCTGCCCGTCGTGCGTCGCCATTCGGCCAACGGTTCCCGTGCCGACTCTGCCAGGGTCGCCGCCTGATACAGGGCCTGCCCCCACTGGGGCAACTGTTCTTCAGTTTTAATCGCCCGCTGCTTAAAGACGCCCGTGGGCCACTGGTAGTATTTCTCGATGTACCAGCGAATCTCCTCCAGTTCCACAGGACCGAGGGGCGCGGTGAAGGTGTACTGGCGGCTGGTAATCTGGCGGCTATCGGCGTCAGCGGGAATATAGGTGAGTTCCGCCATGGCGGTGGCGCGGCGAATGCCCCCACTCTCCACAATTTGCGGATTTTTGAGTTCCAGCAGCAGTTCTTCAACGGGTTCGACTTCGACAGTTTTGCCCCCTTGCCAATCGTTGGGGAGTTGCAGTCCCAGGGCTGCCGCAATGCGTGGTATCGCTTCCGTCAAGCCCGTCGGCCCTGCCTCCACAAAAATGTAGAGCGGGTCGTTGGGGAAGAGCATCGCCACCATGCCATCCGGGTCAACCCCTGGCAGCAAAACGGGAATGACCTTGTAGCCGTCGTCGCGGGCTTGAGCCACCTCCAGCGCAAACTGGGTTTCTTTTGGCACCCATTTGGAGTTGAAGGTGTCAGGGCTAAAGACGACCAGAAAATGATCGGCGGCTTCAATGGCGTCTTTAATGGTGTCAGTCAGCGCATCGCCCCCGGTCAGCTCGCGGGAATCGACCCACGATATTTGCCCGTGGAGTTCGAGGATTTCTCGCAGCTGTTTGACGATCGCATCGTCCTTCGTCGAGTGGGAGATAAAAATATGGGCCGACATTTCTCTACTCGCTGATTTTTTTGATTTTAGCCGCCGCCACAGGATTGGGCGAGTTGGGGTGGTTGAGGGGACGGGTCCCTCGAAGGGAGTACGTGTTTAGCGTCGATTTAAGCAGCGCGATTTTGCCGCACCATGGCTTGGGCGACTTGTTCGATGAACGAGTCGCCTCNNNTCGGTCATCCTATCAGCGCGATAGTCACTACCTTAAGCCTCCTTTTCTCTGCTGGGAGGAATGACAACCGAACACAGACGCTAAACACGTACCGAAGGGACCCGTCCCCTGAAAAGGCTTGTCGCTCTCACGGGTAGCGCTGGGTAAACTCATGGACACTGAAACGTCGCTTTCACCGTCCCCATTTCTCGGCCCGCCACGGCGACTCACCCACCGTCTGATCAATCTGTAGCTTGGGCCGCATTTTCTCTCGGGGCAAATCAGTTAAAGGTAGAGTAGTTAAGTATTAAGCTGAGGCTCCATCGCCTTTGACAGAGGGGATAGGATTGTTGATGAAGCATCGTGCTAATTTTGGGTAATTGCCACGATGTGGGTGGTAGCTAACTGCCGCGATCGCCCCCGTTTTCCGCTTGTCTGCTCGCTCTCGATTTCCCTATTCCCATAGCTTGTAGTAGCAATCCTCCACTATGGCAACGTCTAACTCCAGCATGTTGGCGACCTTCTCCCAAGTGAGTCCCCAAGGGGGCGGCTTAACCCGTCGGGTCAAAGATCTACCGGCGCCTCAGTTCATCGATTTATTGGATCAGATCACCCGGGAGTTTGAACACTTCCTGCGGGCGATCGACATGATCAACAACGAATCGCTGGAGAACATGCTGGAGCAGATTTTGGAGGCGTTTACCCTCAAAATCGGCCAGATTCTCCAGGCCGATCGCACCACCATCTTCATGGTCGATTGGGATAAAGAAGAACTCTGGTCCAAAATTGCCCAGGGCGACGACGAAGCCCGCCTCGAAATTCGCGTCCCCGTGGGCAAAGGCATTGCGGGCCATGTGGCCGCGTCCGGCGAATGCCTGAACATTCCCGATGCCTACGCCAGTGATCTCTTCAATCCCAAGACCGACAAGGAAACGGGCTACCGCACCCACAGCATTCTCTGCATTCCCGTTTTCAATAAAACGAAGGAAGCGGTGGTGGCCGTGGTGCAACTGCTGAACAAGCTTGATCCCAGCAACCAGCCCACCGCTTTTGATAGCCAGGATGAGCGCAGCTTCCGCGAGTTCGCGTCATCCATCGGCATCATTCTCGAAAGCTGCAACTCCTTCTACGTTGCGGCCCGTAACCAAAAGGGCGTCTCTTCCCTACTAAAAGCGATCTCCTCCCTCGAACAAAGTTTGGATTTGGAGAAAACGCTGCAATCCGTCATGGCGGAAGCCCGCGATTTGATGAGTGCCGATCGCAGCACCCTATGGCTCATCGACGAAACCACCAACGAACTGTGGTCAAAGGTGAAATCCGGCGACGGCAAAACCATGATTGACCTGCGCATTCCCGCCGATCGCGGCGTGGTGGGCTACGTCGCCACCACCGGGGAACCTCTCAACATTCCCGACGCCTACCAAGATCCCCGCTTTGATCCCGCATCCGACAAGCGCACTGGCTACCTGACCCGCAATATCCTTTGTATGCCGGTGTTTGACTCCTCCGGCAAACTGATTGCGGTCACCCAGCTGATCAACAAAAAGCAGGGCTCCTTCAACAGCTCCGACGAAGAGTTCATGCGGGCGTTCAACATTCAGGCGGGCATCGCGCTGGAAAATGCCCAACTGTTTGAAGACGTGCTGGTCGAAAAGCAATATCAGAAAGATATTCTGCAAAGCCTGTCTGATGCGGTCATCTCGACAGATCTGGAAGGTCGCGTCGTCACCATTAACGATGCCGCGCTGGAACTGCTGGGCTGTCCCGAATCGACCGACGACACCGACCACACCCTGCGAGAAGCCTGGGAAAAGCAGCTCATTAACCGCTGCGTGTGGGACATCATTCCCCTCGAAAAGTTGCAGTTCCGCCTGGAAGATAGCCTGGAAACTGGGGCCAAGCACTACGTGCCCGAGCAAACGCTGAAGGTCGCCATTCCCGCCGCGATCGCCCTCGCTGCCGAAGGCCAAACCATTGACCCCGCCGAGGCGCTGCTACTGCTGCCCGACGCCGACAACGCCGACCAGTTTTGGCCCTGGGGACACCGCACCGACGCCACGCCCCTGAGCAAATCTCAAGTGCAACTGCTGGAGCGCAGCATTAACCTGACGGTAAACCCGCTGACCAATCCCGAGGGCGGCGTGCGCGGCGGCCTGCTGGTGCTCGAAGACATCAGCCAAGAAAAGCGGATGAAGACCACCCTGTACCGCTACATGACTCCCGGCGTGGCCGATCGAGTCATGGCCCTGGGCGAAGACATGCTCATGCGCGGCGAACGGCGGGACGTCACTGTCCTCTTTTCCGACATTCGGGGCTACACCACCCTGTCGGAGAATCTCGAAGCCGACAAGGTGGTGGAACTGCTCAACGCCTATTTTGAAACCATGGTGGAGGCCGTCTTTACCTACGAAGGCACCCTCGACAAATTCATTGGCGATGCCATCATGGCCGTTTATGGCGCGCCACTACCGCTGCAAAATCATGCTTGGGCGGCAGTCCAGTCCGCGTTGGATATGCGTCACCGCCTCGCCATCTTCAACGCTGAACGGGTGGCCCAAAAGCAACCGGAAGTGCGCATCGGCATCGGCATCAGCTCCGGCGAAGTGGTCTCCGGCAACATCGGCTCCCAGCGCAAGATGGAATACACCGTGATCGGCGACGGGGTGAACCTCAGCTCCCGCCTGGAAGGGGTAACGAAGCAGTATGGCTGCGACATCGTGTTGAGCGAGCACACCTATGAGCTGTGCGAAGACCTGATTTGGGTGCGGGAACTGGACAAAACCCGCGTCAAAGGGAAGACCCAGCCCGTCAGCATCTATGAGCTGATTGACTTTAAGAAAAATGCCCTCGACCAGACCTCTCAAGACTTCTTGGCGCTGTATCAAGAAGGGCGAGCTGCATACACCAGCATGGAATTCAAAAAAGCAATTGCCTGTTTTGAAAAAGCCGCCCAACTGCGCCCTAGCGATCGCGCCGTCGATGTCCACATCAATCGCGCCAACGCCTATCTGGTGAATCCCCCTCCCGCCGATTGGGATGGCGTCCACACCATGACTACCAAGTAAGCTCAGCCATGCTGTAGGGTGGTATCGAGGTAACGAGACCCACGGTTGCCACGGCTCGTGTGAATTGCGGTTAACCGCGCGTGAGCAGCACGGGTTTGGGCCGAGGCGATCGCTCCGTCAAAAATCGTGGTCTTAACAACGACTGCAAAATCAGCCAAAGCGACTGCCATTCATTGGGCGAACAGCGACTTTGCCACTGACCAGGACGGCAAAATAAGAGCTCCGTAATGTGGCGTTGTTGCGGTAAATCGAGCGGCGCAAATTGCAGGGTCAAAGTGGGTAAACCATCGACCGGGCGCTGCTGCACCAAAGTGGCGGGCAGGGTAAAGTGCTCATCGACGAGAGCGATCGCAATTGGGGTTCCCGTCACCGCCGCAGAGGGCAAAGTATCGACTTTGGTAAGTTCCACTTCCGCCGCAATCTCAGAAATCATGGTGGTGGTGCCCCACACACATTGTTCAGTCCCGTCGGGCAGAGTGAGCTGCAGGCGAGCCACGCGGCGCACGTTAAACCACTCGTAGGGACTGGGACGCGGGGCATCGAGCAACACCAGCAAGGCGAGCCCCAGCATCATCAAGTTATAGCTGCTCCAGAGCCAACCAATGCCCACCCCGCGCCAATGCTCAGCCGGACTGGCCATGGTCATCAGACAGTGCCCCAGATTGACCCACAAGCTCAGCGCCGTAAGCCCAAACATCAGCATCAACGGCCAAGCTAAGGCCCAGTTGAACCGATAGCGATCGCTCGCCGTGCCTTTGGGCGTGACTTTGAAGCCATTGCCAAAGGGTCGCACCATTACTTGAAACACGGTCACGGCGAGAGGAAAGGCCAGCACCAGGGAATACACATCGGAGAGCAGGGCGGAGCGCGATCGATAATTTAGCCAGGAAAAGACGCTCAGTTGCACCAGGTAAAAGGGCAGGAAAAAATACAACAGTTCGGTCTCTGTGGCCCGCAGCGGAATGACGTTGAAAAAAGCGTAGGCCAGGGGCATGGCGAGAAAGCCGACGCGAGCCACGCTGCTGAACCAGTGAATCAATCCCTCGAAGTAGGCGAGACGCTGAATCGGCGTCAGTCCCGGAATGGTGACCGGATTCGATTTAATGAAAAAGGCTTGCAGGGTGCCTTGCTCCCAGCGCACCCGTTGCAAAGCGTGGGCGGCAATATTTTCTGCCGCCAGACCCGCGCTCAGTTTTTCGTTCAGATACACCAGTTGATAGCCCTGGGCAGCGATGCGGATGCCCGTGAAAAAGTCTTCACTGACCGCTTCGGTCACAAAGCCACCAATATCGGTCAACGCTGAGCGGCGCACGACAAACGATGTCCCCGCACACACCACGGCTCCGGCCCCATCGCGCACCCGCTGAATCTGCCGATAAAACACCTCTTCTTCGGGCGTGAGCACATCTTCTAAACCGAGATTGCGGGCGATGGGGTCAGGATTGTAAAAGCTCTGGGGCGTTTGCACCAACCCCACCTGCGGATCCTGGAAAAAGCCTACCGTGCGGGTAAGAAAGTTCCTCGTTGGCACAAAGTCCGCATCAAAACAAACGATGAGCTCGCCCTGAGTTTTGGGCAGGGCGTGGTTCAGGTTACCGGCTTTGGCGTGGCGATTGTCGGGGCGGGTGAGGTATTCACAACCAAGTTTTGCTGCCAGGGCCTGAATCTCTGGGCGGCGAGTGTCGTCGAGCAAGTACACCGTTTTGGGTTCGTACTCCATCGCCTGACAGCCGATGATCGTCCGCCGCAGAATAAACTCCGGTTCGTCATAGGTTGGGATCAGCACATCTACAGTGGGGCGATACTCGCCACTGGCGACCATTTGCGAGAGCTGATCGGCGGCTTTATGGCGATCGCGCACCCGCAGCAGCAAAAACAACTGCACCAACCCGCTAAAGAGGATCAGCAACTCTAGCGCGAACAAGCCCAAGCTAAAGACGCCGTTCAACGGGGTGCTGAGGTTGAGGGTCGAGGTAGTGCGCCAGGTCAGATACCGCAACGTCAAGACACCCAAAATGCCCACGACCACGGTTCGGGACCAGGTTTGCGGCGTCGGTGACACCCGCATAATGCCCCACACCACCAACATCAACGCTGTCGCCCAAAACCAAAAATAGTGACCGATCGCCATCGGCGTCATCGCCCATGTCGGCGGATGCTGCTGGAGATAATCGAGCTGTTCAAAAATGGTGCTGATGGTGTCGTGACCGCTAAACCAGGCGATCGCGATACCAGCGGCGATCGCTAAAGCACCCATCATGAACAAGGTGGCTAGTTGGGGACGCCAAGGCTGGCGGAAAAACCGTGCAGAAGTCATAACTCTCAAGAAGCCAAATGAATGACAGTGGGAATATCTGCATCCGCACCGCAGCCCAGCGACCGTCAGTGACCGTCGTCAAAACTCAACTGCGACCTCTCCGCAGACTAGGCCATCATTTAGATAGAAAAATCTCTATCCAGAAAATAACGCTTTTATAGCTTCTTTGCATTGCTTAATTCTGGGGTGAGCGATCGCTGAGAGTACGATAAGAAATCGCCCTGGGCGTCAAACATGGGGGGAGTCTCTCAGCCCACTGGAACTCTGGATCGCTACTCGGGAATCGGGCCGAGAGCTCGCTGCGTTGGTAACGCCTCAAGAGTCGGCAACACCATGATCGTTAATGAGGAATGGCAGCCCCTGGGGCCGTTTGCGCCTGCACGGCGGTAATGGCGACAGTATTGACGATGTCTTCGACGGTGCAGCCCCGGCTCAGGTCGTTGACCGGCTTGCGGAGTCCTTGCAAAACGGGACCGATCGCGATCGCCCCGGTTTCCCGCTGCACCGCTTTATAGGTGTTGTTGCCCGTGTTCAAATCGGGAAAGATTAGCACCGTGGCTTTGCCCGCCACGGCAGAGCCTTTCATCTTCTGCGCACCCACTTCGAGGTCCACCGCCGCGTCGTATTGAATAGGGCCTTCGAGGAGTAAGTCAGGACGGCGATCGCGGGCCAACTTCGTCGCAGCCCGCACCTTTTCCACCTCTTCGCCCTTACCCGATTCCCCTGAGGAATAAGACAGTAGCGCCACTTTTGGGTCAACGCCAAAAATGCGGGCCGTATCTGCTGAAGAGATGGCAATTTCCGCTAGCTGTTCCGCCGTCGGATTGGGGTTGATGGCGCAGTCGCCGTACACCAGCACCCGCTGTTCTAAACACATGAAAAACACCGACGACACCACCGAGACGCCGGGTTGGGTTTTGACAAACTGTAGGGCCGGACGAATGGTGTGCTGCGTCGTATGCACTGCGCCCGAAACCATGCCATCGGCATCGCCTTTGTACACCATCATGGTGCCAAAGTAAGAGACATCCATCATCACGTCGAGGGCATTGTCGAGGGTGACGCCTTTGTGCTGCCGCAGTTCAAAAAAGGTCTGAGCATAGTCTTGCAGGGCCGGACTCTCGGACGGATGCACCACATTCACCTGGTCGAGATCCAGCCGCACCTGATATTTTTCGATCACCCGCTGCACGTCGTGGCGATGTCCCAATAGCGTCAGTTTGACGATGCCCCGGTCGAGCAACATGGCCGCCGCTTTGAGAATGCGGGGATCATAGGCTTCGGGCAGAACGATATGCTGCAACTGCGACTTCGCCCGTTCCATCAGGTTGTAGGTAAACATTTTGGGCGTCATGCCCCGGACCCGCACGGCACTAATTTGCTGGTCTAGGCGCTGCAAATCTACATGCTGATCGAACATCTGGATGCTGAGGTCGATCTTTTCGCGATCGTCGGGCCAAAGCGTACTGTGCACCTCATTGACCTGGGCCGCCGTGGTAAAAGTGTCGGTCTTGACGGAGAGAATCGGCAGCGGGTCGGGGATGCCTTCGATCAGGCGAGCGATCGCCGGTTCGGGCTGCATTCCCGTCGAGAGCAAAATGCCTGCCAGAGGCGGATAGCTGCTGGATTGATGGGCCTGCAACATGCCCGCAATGATGTCGCCGCGATCGCCCGGCGTAATCACCAAACAATCCGGCTCGACCCAGTCCAGACAGTTCTGCAACTGCATGGCCGCCACGATGCGCTTCGTCGCGAGATTCTTAAGACGGCGATGCCCGTACAGCACCTGGGCTTGCAGCTGAGCGGCAATATCCCGCATTCGGGGACTCGCCAACCGGGGATGCCTTGGAATCACCGACAGCAATAACCCCCGCATGCCAAAGTGCCGGAACAATTCTTCCTTCAATTCATTAACGGCATCCGGGGCCGCATTGTTGAGAATGATGCCCGCAATGTCGCACCCGACTTCTTGATAGGCTTCCACCGCCATCTCCACGGGGCCTAAGGCTTCGGCCACGGAGCGATCGTGGGCGGTGCCCAAAATCAACACGGGTGCGCCCAAGTTTTTGGCAATTTCCTGATTAAAGCTAAATTCAAAGGCCAAATTTTCCGCCAGATAATCCGACCCTTCGCAGAGCAAAAAGTCGCCCCGCGATTCCAAAGCTTTGTACTTGCGAATGATGGTGTCGATGACGTCGTCAGTGCGATGTTGGGCGATCAGATCTTGGGCTTCGCGCGATCGCAACCCAAACGATTCTTCATAGGTTTGCTTCAGCTCAAAATGGTTGACGATGAGGTGGATGTCTTCGTCTTGCTCGTGCTCGGGGGCGATGACGGCAGCTGCTGGCCCAGGGCCTTGAATCAACGGGCGAAAGAAGTGGACTCGCGTCGTCCGCCGCAACAGCAACTCGATAATGCCCAGGGAGACCAACGCCTTGCCGCTACCGGCTTCCGCCGTACTGATAAACAATGAATTCGTCATTGTGAATTCTCCTGGTCAATTCGCGCGGTCATGTCTACCCTGCCCGGTCACCTAAATTGAATCTCGGAAAACGCTCTGCCCAGCAGATATTAACCATGACTTTTGAATTCACCGCGCGATCGCCCCAGAGCGGTATTACACTTTGCGTGAATAGTGCATTTTTGCGCTGAGCTTCGGCTATGATTCTATAGTTCTTATGAACTATTTAGAGCATTATGGTTCAATACACCCTGACTCAGAGTCCCGAAGTGATTCTCAATGTGGCGGGTAAAGATTCTCGCAAAGCCCGTGAGAAGGCGATGGATCAGTTGGTAGAACTGATGGATGATGGCCAGTTGCCCACCAACTTGGCCGATGGATTTGACCCTCAACAATTTATTGAAGTGAAAACGCCTGAACCGACGGCTGATGTCAAAAACCAGGAAGATGCGGTGGTCGAAGCGGTGCAAGTGCTCAGTCACCTCGCGACCCTGAAAATGAAGATGCAAGATTCTCGTGAGGAAGCGCTAGAGGTGCGCCAACTCATTGACTTGTTGTTTAGCGATGAGCCGATTAGCGAGGCCCAAATTGCCAGCTTGAAAGACGGCTTCAAAACCTTAAAAGGATTTGCCCAAACCAATCTCAAGTACCGGGATGCGCGATCGCAGGCCGAAAGCGCGCGGCAAATTTTGGATGAAGCACTCAAGCCCTAGTGACCCATCCAGCCACTGGGCTCCCTTCATGGGGTTTTATTGCAAGTTGCGATCGCATGTTAAGCCCTGCTGAGTAGCCGAAAACCGCCGCTTTAATTTTATTGCAAGTTGCGATCGCATGTTAAGCCCTGCTGAGTAGCCGAAAACCGCCGCTTTAAAATGAGATCAAAGAGACCCATCGTTTACGGAATCGTGATTGGCAAACTGATGGGCCTCCAAAAGCGATGCCGACCGCTTGGTGACGCAGGGTTCGCTTGTGGCTGACACAGCTGGCTCGAATCTTTGCGAAATCGAGTAGGTCAAGTTTGCGGTATCGCGATCGCTCCAGTAGCCGAGTACCTAGTCAGGAGGCTGTTATGTATCGCAAGATTTTGGTGGCTGTTGATCACTCCGCCTTGCAAAACTACTTGCTCGAGAAGGCGATGGGTCTAGCCAAGCTGATGAAAGCAGACTTGATCATTGTCCACGCCCTATCCGCATACGATGAAGGCAGTCCTGGCCTCCCGATGCGGGCTTATCATTCCTACTACCCCATCAGCGACAGCGTCGCCTGGGAAACTTACCAAAAACGGTGGGAGGACTACGAGCAACAGGGCCTCAATGAACTGCGACAGTTAGCCGATCAGGCCACCGCCGAAGGGATCAAAACCGAGTTTACGCAAACGGCAGGTGACCCAGGCCGAGTCATTTGTGACATGGCTGCTAGTTGGCAGGCTGACCTGATCGTGGTGGGTAACCGGGGACGCTCCGGCCTGAGTGAATTTTTCTTGGGCAGTGTGAGCAACTACGTGATGCACCATGCACCTTGTTCGGTATTGGTGGTGCATAACACGGAAGTCCCGAACGCCCAAGCAAAGACTGCTGAAACTGCCGAGACAGCAGGGGCGATCGCGTAACCGCTCGCCCGGTCTTGGCCGCAGGCTAACGAGTGTCACTGATTTACCGACAAGGTGCCGTCGCATTGAGGTTGACTAACCTGGGTGCGACGGTTTTGTGTGCGGGGCGATCGCTGAGGGGACGGGTCCCTTGGTCAACTATCAACATATCGGTTGATGTCATAGGGACCCGTCCCCCTAGCCAGCAAGCACTTCCGATCGAGGCAGTCCGGCGATCTCGACCTCGTAATACCAGGGATGATTGACACTCTGGGGAGATCGCCCAGGGGCAGCCGCTCGGTGAGCCGTGACGACATCCCGCTGCTCGATCGCTGACAGAAGTCTCTACAATTCATAAGGGCACGAATCTTTGAGCACTATGGCGGGGCAAGACT is from Leptolyngbya iicbica LK and encodes:
- a CDS encoding tetratricopeptide repeat protein is translated as MSAHIFISHSTKDDAIVKQLREILELHGQISWVDSRELTGGDALTDTIKDAIEAADHFLVVFSPDTFNSKWVPKETQFALEVAQARDDGYKVIPVLLPGVDPDGMVAMLFPNDPLYIFVEAGPTGLTEAIPRIAAALGLQLPNDWQGGKTVEVEPVEELLLELKNPQIVESGGIRRATAMAELTYIPADADSRQITSRQYTFTAPLGPVELEEIRWYIEKYYQWPTGVFKQRAIKTEEQLPQWGQALYQAATLAESAREPLAEWRRTTGSRRFSVQVDGDPPEGTPDDAAARFREAANDLLTLPWEILHDGDGYLSQGANGVRVRRRLPNRKRTETLQADLPIRVLLISPRPEVDGDGHPVGYIDHRISARALVQAVDTLGSDLVKVDLLSPPTFPAMKAALKQARAANDPYEIVHFDGHGVYDRRVGLGALCFEDPRDSDKLGQRLLKLIHAPELAAELQHYGVPLIFLEACQTAQATDDPMASVAARLLEEGVGSVVAMSHSVLVETARRFVEPFYRTLAEGKRVGDAMLAGQEELYGDPERGKIMGAGNLELQDWFVPVLYQDEADSQLFTVTVGEAAARLARERRQIQLGQLPPEPEHHFVGRSRQLLRLERLLQQEPYAVIRGSGGLGKTALAVELARWLVQSGRFQRAAFVSVEPQNVQDVKGVLDIIGRQLVPKYLVAQYGDDLTAALQPIERALRDFSTVIVLDNLESVLPDAQGQNPAGVADVTELLALCQKLLAADPRCRLLFTSREPLPAPFAQPRKCTVTLDRLTKEDAIQLVEQVMAQHGWEPPATDNATTPAEITELVETVNRHPRALVLLAREVRTGVALTTQRLTQLMEKLEAENPGDRENSLYASVELSLRRLPEEAQERVKRLAVVHGGGNLILLRLVMGVEVEEAEAIAARLIEVGIAEQQEYTYLRLDPALPAYLKSQQSPEQISELKTSWGIATMQFVYFLRNNILGGNNILASRLALFELPNLMALLEWLEQQVALDNSMIEKSIFIAGVIEQLTTSLGQTKALAQAVRFREHIAKFSSEWGYTLFENERSLIERLLQKGELQSAYEKAQALLAKSKVIGPTAYKGADESIAMAHYLLGMVLLEAGRADSALELFVETQRLYELSSERDNHQMIYVSLTEQATCLMQLGKLEQAQKIYETAIKQASKRNSFHDVAVCRLNLSTLLRRQGKHSEAIESLEVALKIYEKLRMPAKIALACHQIGIAYQGAGKYPEAETAYRKALKIWTQTNDLAGKAVSLGQLGSLYSSCLYRLEEAITFCRQAADIHCSLGKLTSESIDRKNLADALYEIKRYGEARREIQRAIECRQHLGVIGEIWPLFASLQNIETAADEGAAAWAAWQQARDAYLAYRQQGGYAQYGGGKLVDHVLGLLAQQQVDEVQSLFAELTNDPEAPDSLQRLIQAMVAILNGSRDPALAEDPALDYDDAAEVLWLIDRLAPQGPGA